Proteins found in one Lutimonas zeaxanthinifaciens genomic segment:
- the ccoG gene encoding cytochrome c oxidase accessory protein CcoG: MSINEQENFRDSIATIDKEGKRNFIHPKKPKGRYTSYRTYVSWFLLAILFASPFIKINGNQFLLFNIIDRKFNIFGQPFWPQDFYLLVLSLLVSVVFIILFTVIFGRIFCGWMCPQTIFMEMVFRKIEYWIEGDRNKQIKLSKQSWNAEKIRKKTVKWFLFALVSFMIANAFLAYFIGGDVLIQHVKDGPLAHVDTFLKLLVFTTVFYFVFAWFREQVCIIACPYGRLQGVLLDNKSIVVAYDHKRGENRQKLRKKENREEKSYGDCIDCKQCVLVCPTGIDIRNGTQLECVNCTACIDACDDIMDTVGFDRGLIRYASENNIEKGEKFSYNARIKSYIVVLTLLLTFLVTLLFLRNDVQANFLHLPGQLYTTEGETIRNVYTFKLINKTNNPYEDIDIQLMSHEGKIEVVGGQINIPKGGLYEGTLFVKIDKSELSSSKEKIELGIYADGELIEESHTNFSSPLQVK, from the coding sequence ATGAGTATTAATGAACAGGAAAATTTTAGAGACAGCATTGCTACTATTGACAAGGAAGGAAAAAGAAATTTTATTCATCCTAAAAAGCCAAAGGGGCGCTACACCTCATACCGCACCTATGTCAGCTGGTTTCTACTGGCAATACTATTCGCTTCTCCCTTTATAAAGATCAATGGTAATCAGTTCTTACTATTCAATATTATAGACCGGAAGTTTAATATTTTTGGACAGCCTTTCTGGCCTCAGGATTTTTATCTGCTCGTGTTATCCTTATTGGTTTCGGTTGTTTTTATCATTCTGTTTACTGTCATTTTTGGACGGATCTTTTGCGGATGGATGTGTCCTCAGACCATTTTTATGGAAATGGTTTTTCGAAAAATTGAATATTGGATCGAAGGGGATCGCAACAAACAGATTAAACTTTCCAAACAATCATGGAACGCTGAAAAGATAAGAAAAAAAACAGTTAAATGGTTTTTGTTTGCTTTGGTATCCTTTATGATTGCCAATGCATTTTTAGCCTATTTCATTGGGGGTGACGTACTGATTCAGCATGTCAAAGACGGGCCTTTGGCGCATGTTGACACCTTTCTTAAACTCCTTGTATTCACCACTGTTTTTTATTTTGTTTTTGCCTGGTTCAGGGAACAGGTATGTATCATCGCTTGCCCTTACGGAAGGCTCCAAGGGGTTCTTTTGGATAACAAGTCGATTGTTGTGGCATACGATCACAAACGAGGAGAAAACCGTCAAAAACTAAGAAAGAAAGAAAACAGAGAAGAAAAATCCTACGGGGATTGTATTGACTGCAAACAATGTGTTTTGGTTTGCCCTACAGGTATAGATATAAGAAACGGTACTCAATTGGAATGTGTTAATTGTACGGCTTGTATTGATGCCTGTGATGACATAATGGATACTGTGGGATTTGACAGAGGCCTTATCAGGTATGCCTCTGAAAACAATATTGAAAAAGGTGAAAAGTTTTCGTACAATGCCAGAATCAAAAGTTATATTGTAGTACTTACCCTGCTCCTGACGTTTTTAGTAACTTTGCTGTTTCTCAGAAATGATGTTCAGGCAAATTTCCTTCATCTCCCGGGACAGCTGTATACCACTGAAGGAGAAACTATAAGAAATGTTTATACATTTAAACTGATTAATAAAACGAACAATCCTTATGAGGATATTGACATTCAACTCATGTCTCATGAAGGAAAGATTGAAGTCGTTGGTGGCCAGATCAACATACCAAAAGGAGGGCTTTATGAAGGAACCCTTTTTGTTAAGATCGACAAAAGTGAATTATCCTCTTCAAAGGAAAAAATTGAATTGGGAATATATGCAGATGGAGAATTAATTGAAGAATCTCACACAAATTTTTCTTCTCCACTGCAGGTTAAATAA